The following proteins come from a genomic window of Corallococcus sp. NCRR:
- a CDS encoding glycosyltransferase family 4 protein codes for MQSSAPRIAFIIETTLGNAVFLDNLKRAMGRRTDVTPVWLPIDEHVDDVWEQLPLVRSRLSVRGGLRARSALNQAFATEPVRAAVVHTQRIAHLSHDLMRRVPSVISTDATPSGLEEYLRYYGLRTQHAGWMGHAKNVLHRRTYAIAKGMLSFSEYTKRSLVEEYGVPGTNVHVVWPSVDTALWRPAPEKKPRDGVVRLLFVGGDLGRKGGQLLLRWARETRRKGWHLDLVTSTPFEAPPGVRVHVGVQPNSPELVGLAQAADLFVLPTMADMSSWAIAEAKAAGLAVVSTPAGGVGELVRDGVDGRIVPVGDYTALAHMLDALVQRPATLEAMGLEARRMAEAHMDLDTTCSRMLAFIRQVTGV; via the coding sequence ATGCAGTCCTCGGCCCCACGCATCGCATTCATCATCGAGACGACGCTTGGCAACGCGGTGTTCCTGGACAACCTCAAGCGGGCGATGGGGCGTCGCACCGACGTCACGCCGGTGTGGTTGCCCATCGACGAGCACGTGGATGACGTCTGGGAGCAGCTGCCGCTGGTGCGCTCGCGGCTGTCGGTGCGCGGAGGGCTGCGAGCGCGCAGCGCGCTGAACCAGGCCTTCGCCACGGAGCCGGTGCGGGCCGCGGTGGTGCACACGCAGCGGATCGCGCACCTGTCGCACGACCTCATGCGCCGCGTGCCGAGCGTCATCTCCACGGACGCGACGCCCAGCGGGCTGGAGGAATACCTGCGCTACTACGGCCTGCGCACGCAGCACGCGGGCTGGATGGGCCACGCGAAGAACGTGCTGCACCGGCGCACGTACGCCATCGCGAAGGGGATGTTGTCCTTCTCGGAGTACACCAAACGTTCGCTGGTCGAGGAGTACGGCGTGCCCGGCACGAACGTGCACGTCGTGTGGCCCAGCGTGGACACGGCGCTGTGGCGGCCGGCGCCGGAGAAGAAGCCCCGGGACGGCGTGGTGCGGTTGCTCTTCGTGGGGGGCGACCTGGGGCGCAAGGGCGGCCAGCTGCTCCTGCGCTGGGCGCGGGAGACGCGGCGCAAGGGCTGGCACCTGGACCTGGTGACGTCCACGCCCTTCGAGGCGCCCCCCGGGGTGCGCGTCCACGTGGGCGTACAGCCGAACTCACCGGAGCTGGTTGGCCTGGCGCAGGCGGCGGACCTCTTCGTGCTGCCGACGATGGCGGACATGTCGTCGTGGGCCATCGCGGAGGCGAAGGCCGCGGGCCTGGCGGTGGTGTCCACGCCCGCGGGCGGCGTGGGCGAGCTGGTGCGCGACGGCGTGGACGGGCGCATCGTGCCGGTGGGGGACTACACGGCGCTGGCCCACATGCTGGACGCGCTGGTGCAGCGCCCGGCTACACTGGAGGCCATGGGGTTGGAGGCCCGCCGCATGGCCGAGGCGCACATGGACCTGGACACGACGTGCTCGCGGATGCTCGCGTTCATCCGCCAGGTGACGGGCGTCTGA
- a CDS encoding hemolysin family protein → MLVLANGVFAGAELGLLSVRKTRLKELLEQGSKSAKAVATLRDDPERLLATVQIGITVIGSTAAAFGGASIAQRLSGVLAGLGVPEATASQVAFALVVALVSYLSLVLGELVPKSLALRFSEQYALTLGRPLKALSWVMRPLVWFLTASSNVVLKLFGDKTNFSESRLSPDELMQLVEEASKQGTLDPRAGEIASRAFELGDLTLGEVMVTREHIIALRRHASNEEMRQVLLEHGHSRMPVYEGTIDNVVGYIVAKDLLGVAWEGHLIVLEDVLRPPLFLVESMRAIAAMKELQRRRMQLAVVVDEHGGVVGLVTVEDLVEELVGDILSESETPEELVRREGPTVAVVRGEASLREVNRALGLELEESEDYSTVAGLCIALAGGAIPERGAKLSMPDGTVLEVLEATPRRVHEVRFHLPEQPVQPEA, encoded by the coding sequence TTGCTGGTCCTGGCCAATGGCGTCTTCGCGGGCGCCGAGCTGGGCCTCTTGTCCGTGCGCAAGACGCGGCTGAAGGAGCTGCTGGAGCAGGGCAGCAAGTCCGCGAAGGCGGTGGCGACGCTGCGGGATGATCCGGAGCGGCTGCTCGCCACGGTGCAGATTGGCATCACGGTGATTGGCTCCACGGCGGCGGCCTTCGGCGGTGCGAGCATCGCGCAGCGGCTTTCCGGGGTGCTGGCGGGGCTGGGCGTGCCGGAGGCCACGGCGAGCCAAGTGGCGTTCGCGCTGGTGGTCGCGCTGGTGTCGTACCTATCGCTGGTGCTGGGGGAGCTGGTGCCCAAGTCCCTGGCGCTGCGCTTCTCCGAGCAATACGCGCTGACCCTGGGCCGGCCGCTCAAGGCGTTGTCGTGGGTGATGCGGCCCCTGGTGTGGTTCCTCACCGCGAGCTCCAACGTGGTGCTGAAGCTCTTCGGGGACAAGACGAACTTCTCCGAGTCGCGCCTGTCACCGGACGAGTTGATGCAGCTGGTGGAGGAGGCGTCGAAGCAGGGCACGTTGGATCCGCGCGCGGGGGAGATTGCTTCGCGGGCCTTCGAGCTGGGGGACTTGACGCTGGGCGAGGTGATGGTGACGCGCGAGCACATCATCGCGTTGCGCCGGCACGCCAGCAACGAGGAGATGCGCCAGGTGCTGCTGGAGCACGGGCACTCGCGGATGCCGGTGTACGAGGGCACCATCGACAACGTGGTGGGCTACATCGTGGCCAAGGACCTCTTGGGCGTGGCCTGGGAGGGGCACCTCATCGTGCTGGAGGACGTGCTGCGCCCGCCGCTGTTCCTGGTGGAGTCCATGCGCGCCATCGCGGCGATGAAGGAGCTTCAGCGCCGGCGGATGCAGCTGGCCGTGGTGGTGGACGAGCACGGCGGCGTGGTGGGGCTGGTGACGGTGGAGGACCTGGTGGAGGAGCTCGTGGGAGACATCCTCAGCGAGTCCGAGACGCCGGAGGAGCTGGTGCGGCGCGAGGGCCCCACCGTCGCGGTGGTGCGGGGCGAGGCGAGCCTGCGCGAGGTGAACCGCGCGCTGGGGCTGGAGCTGGAGGAGAGCGAGGACTACTCCACCGTCGCGGGCCTTTGCATCGCGCTCGCGGGAGGCGCCATCCCGGAGCGGGGCGCGAAGCTGTCCATGCCGGACGGCACGGTGCTGGAGGTGCTGGAGGCGACACCGCGCCGCGTGCACGAGGTGCGCTTCCACCTGCCGGAGCAGCCCGTTCAGCCGGAGGCGTGA
- a CDS encoding DUF3626 domain-containing protein, whose amino-acid sequence MDRRLRITLHFHPDVLFEGAGILTAMRRDGRYRSQFETRTSNGGLTAFPDGARWRWESRLFNGYYDARHVGERPKYGSLNFREEAHGGSPRFGSSYFRLTEAALDRSSFCFPDSVFEPTSFGTSERMALMGLAEATPFEDPLDGYIEAHVHGDLRIPEDIEALVLDPSYEATPIEDEARALGVRVEWHPGYAVTLDELRPHASYRGDDILRLAEQLADDERLTPFILGRARADASVDPQALKKVWHCLARFGRSWKGPER is encoded by the coding sequence ATGGATCGCCGGCTCCGGATCACCCTGCACTTCCACCCGGATGTCCTCTTCGAGGGGGCCGGCATCCTGACCGCGATGCGGCGTGACGGCCGGTACCGCTCCCAGTTCGAGACGCGCACGAGCAACGGCGGGCTCACGGCGTTCCCCGACGGCGCCCGCTGGCGCTGGGAGAGCCGACTCTTCAATGGCTACTACGATGCGCGCCATGTCGGCGAGCGCCCCAAGTACGGCTCGCTGAACTTCCGCGAAGAGGCGCATGGGGGCTCCCCCCGCTTCGGCTCCAGCTACTTCCGGCTGACGGAAGCAGCGCTGGACCGCTCCAGCTTCTGCTTCCCGGACAGCGTCTTCGAGCCCACGTCCTTCGGGACCTCCGAGCGGATGGCGCTGATGGGCCTGGCGGAGGCCACGCCGTTCGAGGATCCGCTGGACGGGTACATCGAGGCCCACGTCCATGGCGACCTCCGGATACCAGAGGACATCGAGGCCCTGGTGCTGGACCCCAGCTACGAGGCGACCCCCATCGAGGACGAAGCGCGCGCGCTGGGCGTCCGCGTGGAATGGCATCCGGGCTACGCCGTCACGCTGGACGAACTGCGGCCTCACGCGAGCTACCGGGGGGACGACATCCTCCGGCTCGCGGAGCAGCTCGCGGACGACGAACGCCTCACGCCGTTCATTCTTGGACGGGCACGCGCGGACGCGTCGGTCGATCCCCAGGCCCTCAAGAAGGTCTGGCATTGCCTGGCCCGCTTCGGACGGAGCTGGAAGGGACCTGAAAGGTAA
- a CDS encoding lipase/acyltransferase domain-containing protein, with protein MRLFPVTVSLLLSACTASRVVVPPATGEEVTVFIHGYRGSFLATADGERERAWVSVGDVLTRGERSLALPFPGQRAAPGFGPLEVDGPMTRFTVLPWVARYDIYKGFLEFARERLPGFVVFDYDWRQDNRVTAKRLCALLDSLAEARGGRVKVNLVAHSMGGLVTLHCLRYGTGDDTGEPTWAGARHVKRVVFLGTPFRGAPGMFDDFTLGTPVGRNRALLSPEALFTFASAFQLLPAESDFFVDASGQPVTFDAYRPDAWVDGGWGVFQDPAVRKLPAYRQWLERMLAARSELARALSENDGPPPPFHTLAVVGVGHPLIKSFRIIDGKPTFEDPVLADGDGSVLTARALPPQPLHVDRLETRADHVGMMGDEEVQEAVARFITGD; from the coding sequence ATGCGTCTCTTCCCGGTCACGGTCTCGTTGTTGTTGAGCGCCTGCACGGCCTCGCGCGTCGTGGTGCCTCCAGCCACGGGCGAGGAGGTGACGGTCTTCATCCATGGGTACCGCGGGTCGTTCCTCGCGACGGCGGACGGCGAGCGCGAGCGGGCCTGGGTGTCCGTGGGCGACGTGCTGACGCGCGGGGAGCGTTCGCTGGCGCTGCCGTTTCCCGGTCAGCGAGCGGCGCCGGGCTTCGGGCCCCTGGAGGTGGACGGACCGATGACGCGCTTCACGGTGCTGCCGTGGGTGGCGCGCTACGACATCTACAAGGGCTTCCTGGAGTTCGCGCGCGAGCGGTTGCCGGGCTTCGTCGTCTTCGACTACGACTGGCGGCAGGACAACCGCGTGACGGCGAAGCGGCTGTGCGCGCTGCTGGATTCGCTCGCGGAGGCGCGCGGCGGCCGGGTGAAGGTGAACCTGGTGGCGCACAGCATGGGCGGGCTCGTCACGCTGCACTGTCTGCGCTACGGCACGGGTGACGACACGGGCGAGCCCACGTGGGCGGGCGCCCGGCACGTGAAGCGCGTGGTGTTCCTGGGCACGCCGTTCCGGGGCGCGCCGGGCATGTTCGACGACTTCACCCTGGGCACGCCGGTGGGGCGCAACCGGGCGCTGCTGTCACCGGAGGCGCTCTTCACCTTCGCGTCCGCGTTCCAGCTGCTGCCCGCGGAGAGCGACTTCTTCGTCGACGCGAGCGGCCAGCCGGTGACGTTCGATGCCTACCGGCCGGACGCGTGGGTCGACGGCGGGTGGGGCGTGTTCCAGGACCCGGCGGTGCGGAAGCTGCCCGCGTATCGCCAGTGGCTGGAGCGCATGCTGGCGGCGCGCTCGGAGCTGGCGCGGGCGCTCTCCGAGAACGATGGGCCGCCGCCGCCCTTCCACACGCTGGCGGTGGTGGGCGTGGGGCATCCGTTGATCAAGTCGTTCCGGATCATCGACGGGAAGCCCACGTTCGAGGATCCGGTGCTCGCGGACGGAGATGGTTCCGTCTTGACGGCGCGGGCCCTGCCGCCGCAGCCGCTCCATGTGGACCGGCTGGAGACGCGGGCGGACCACGTGGGGATGATGGGCGACGAGGAGGTCCAGGAGGCCGTCGCGCGCTTCATCACCGGCGACTGA
- a CDS encoding mechanosensitive ion channel family protein, with amino-acid sequence MDEVIVQLKSLALTEALPLLLKVIGALFIWFIGRTVIAGFRKVLDMGLQRRQLDATLIRYVGSLFTGTLTLMLIVGILGVMGVETTSFAALIAAAGIAIGAAWSGLLANFAAGIFLLVLRPFRVGEEIEAGGVVGIVQEIGLFVTTLDTSDNVRIAVGNNQMFSDNIINYSHHPYRKMTVKVPLMHGVDVRVLQQALVERMASVKGVQDKPVPQVEIAEFTLQGPVLAVCIFCKPTDYNDTQANVGDAIAEILQAASYTVPAQVLLTAPPPLAKAG; translated from the coding sequence ATGGATGAAGTCATCGTTCAATTGAAGTCACTGGCCCTGACCGAGGCGCTCCCGCTGCTGCTCAAGGTCATCGGGGCGCTGTTCATCTGGTTCATCGGGCGGACGGTCATCGCTGGCTTCCGCAAGGTGCTGGACATGGGCCTGCAGCGGCGGCAGCTGGACGCCACGCTGATCCGCTACGTCGGTTCGCTGTTCACCGGCACGCTCACGTTGATGCTCATCGTCGGCATCCTGGGGGTGATGGGCGTGGAGACCACGTCCTTCGCCGCGTTGATCGCCGCCGCGGGTATCGCCATTGGCGCGGCCTGGTCCGGGCTGCTGGCCAACTTCGCCGCGGGCATCTTCCTGCTGGTGCTGCGCCCCTTCCGCGTAGGCGAGGAGATTGAAGCCGGCGGCGTCGTGGGCATCGTCCAGGAGATCGGCCTGTTCGTCACCACGCTCGACACGTCCGACAACGTGCGGATCGCCGTGGGCAACAACCAGATGTTCAGCGACAACATCATCAACTACAGCCACCACCCGTACCGCAAGATGACGGTGAAGGTGCCGCTGATGCACGGCGTGGACGTGCGGGTGCTTCAGCAGGCCCTGGTGGAGCGCATGGCCTCGGTGAAGGGCGTCCAGGACAAGCCCGTGCCGCAGGTGGAGATCGCGGAGTTCACGCTCCAGGGCCCCGTCCTGGCCGTGTGCATCTTCTGCAAGCCCACCGATTACAACGACACGCAGGCCAACGTGGGCGACGCCATCGCGGAGATCCTCCAGGCCGCGAGCTACACCGTGCCCGCGCAGGTGCTGCTGACCGCCCCACCGCCGCTAGCCAAGGCGGGCTGA